One genomic window of Camelina sativa cultivar DH55 chromosome 5, Cs, whole genome shotgun sequence includes the following:
- the LOC104785440 gene encoding subtilisin-like protease SBT4.1 isoform X1 gives MAIAFRTFLLQLLLFFFASSTKANDPRETYLVQMKVGGHRYGSSSGHQELLGEVLDDDSTIEDAFIYSYSKSFTGLAARLTQSECQKLRRRREVLEVSRSRDLKLQTTRSWDFMNLTLQAERNPENESDLVVAVIGTGIWPYSEVFSSDSPPPPGWENKCEDITCNNKIVGARSYYPSKEKYKWIEEKSVIDVTGHGTHVASIVAGRKVEKASYFGLAEGTMRGGVPNAKIAVYKTCWNVIRLDDTKGSVCREHDVVKAIDQAILDKVDIISFSQGLKYTLLQEDKISWAFLRALNNGILTSAAAGNTGNYYKVANGAPWVMTVAASLKDRFFETKLELEGEDKPIVVYDTINTFETQDSFYPLLREKAPAELIRKRELIADCRSKSHPISSNDENDEGKDVIFPFSKIKLLDKVIKERAKGAIVLGKKRYDFNETKKLQFPIASIFLDKDKKAELEKYYRKYPSKRSVKIHKTEEIPREEGWVPTVAKLSSKGPNCDKFLANILKPDIAAPGLDIIAGWPENVNLTSDVPSNDYRHLRFNIMSGTSMACPHATGLALYLKSFTNSWSPSAVKSALMTTSTEMMDEGNEFAYGSGHLNATKVLDPGLVYETHYQDYIDYMCKQGYNTEKLRSDAGSEKIDCSKTEIDPKADLNYPTMTARVPLDAPFEEIFRRTVTNVYDGESTYRGEINYRGDKDFDNIIVDPPQLQFSELGQTKTFTVTVTGTSKPNWEAGKAFMTRNTWLTWTEIDGSRKVRSPIVIYSVKEPEACSLIPKT, from the exons ATGGCAATAGCTTTTCGTACCTTCCTTCTTCAGCTGctactcttcttctttgcttcttctacGAAAGCAAACGACCCGCGAGAG ACATACCTTGTGCAGATGAAAGTTGGAGGGCATCGATATGGGTCAAGTTCCGGTCACCAGGAACTACTCGGCGAAGTTCTTGACGACGATAG CACCATAGAGGATGCATTTATCTACAGCTATAGTAAGAGTTTCACCGGTTTGGCAGCAAGACTCACACAAAGTGAATGTCAAAAGCTGAGGA GGAGGAGAGAAGTATTGGAAGTGTCACGTAGCAGAGACCTAAAGCTTCAAACGACAAGATCATGGGACTTCATGAATCTAACATTACAAGCTGAGCGAAACCCCGAGAATGAGAGTGATTTGGTGGTAGCTGTCATCGGCACGGGCATCTGGCCTTACTCTGAGGTCTTCAGTAGCGACAGCCCTCCTCCTCCGGGTTGGGAAAACAAATGCGAGGATATCACTTGCAACAA CAAGATCGTTGGGGCTAGATCATACTACCCGAGCAAAGAAAAGTACAAGTGGATTGAAGAGAAATCGGTGATTGACGTGACGGGACACGGCACACACGTAGCCTCCATTGTTGCCGGTAGGAAAGTAGAGAAGGCGAGCTACTTTGGGCTAGCGGAAGGCACGATGAGAGGTGGTGTTCCCAACGCAAAGATCGCTGTTTACAAAACATGTTGGAATGTAATAAGATTAGATGATACAAAGGGTTCAGTTTGTCGAGAACATGATGTCGTGAAGGCAATAGATCAAGCGATCTTGGACAAGGTCGACATCATCTCGTTTTCTCAGGGGTTAAAATATACTCTGCTGCAAGAAGATAAAATCTCGTGGGCGTTCCTGAGAGCACTTAATAATGGAATTTTGACTTCAGCCGCCGCCGGGAACACTGGGAACTATTATAAGGTCGCCAATGGCGCACCTTGGGTCATGACGGTTGCAGCGAGCTTGAAAGATAGATTTTTCGAGACTAAGTTGGAGCTGGAAGGAGAAGATAAGCCAATTGTA GTGTACGACACGATCAACACCTTTGAGACACAAGATTCTTTCTACccacttttgagagaaaaagcgCCCGCTGAATTAATAAGAAAACGTGAACTCATCGCTGA TTGTAGGAGCAAAAGTCACCCAATCTCGTCTAACGATGAGAACGACGAAGGAAAAGATGTTATCTTCCCATTCTCAAAAATCAAACTCTTGGACAAAGTGATTAAAGAGAGAGCGAAAGGCGCAATCGTATTGGGAAAAAAACGTTATGACTTCAATGAGACGAAAAAGTTACAGTTTCCTATCGCTTCTATATTTTTGGACAAAGACAAGAAAGCTGAACTAGAGAAGTACTATAGAAAATATCCAAG CAAACGTTCAGTCAAAATCCACAAGACGGAAGAAATTCCACGAGAAGAGGGATGGGTTCCAACTGTTGCTAAATTGTCATCAAAGGGTCCTAATTGTGACAAGTTCCTAGCAAACATTCTAaag CCCGATATAGCTGCTCCAGGGTTAGACATCATAGCAGGATGGCCTGAGAATGTGAATCTTACGTCAGACGTCCCCTCCAACGACTACCGCCATCTAAGATTCAACATAATGTCAGGAACTTCCATGGCTTGCCCTCACGCCACTGGACTTGCCTTGTACCTCAAGTCATTCACCAATTCTTGGTCTCCATCCGCTGTTAAATCTGCCCTCATGACCACTT CCACGGAGATGATGGATGAGGGGAATGAGTTTGCATACGGGTCAGGTCACTTAAACGCTACAAAAGTCCTAGACCCGGGTTTGGTATACGAAACACATTACCAAGACTACATAGATTACATGTGCAAACAAGGTTACAACACAGAGAAGCTAAGATCAGACGCTGGAAGCGAGAAGATAGATTGCTCCAAGACAGAAATAGACCCCAAAGCCGACCTCAACTATCCAACCATGACGGCTCGAGTCCCCCTTGATGCCCCGTTCGAAGAAATCTTCCGTAGAACGGTCACCAACGTTTACGACGGAGAGTCCACTTACCGCGGGGAAATCAACTACCGGGGTGATAAGGACTTTGACAATATCATTGTGGATCCTCCACAGTTACAATTTAGTGAGTTGGGACAGACCAAGACTTTCACGGTGACTGTCACCGGAACATCGAAGCCGAATTGGGAGGCGGGGAAGGCGTTTATGACAAGGAACACGTGGCTCACGTGGACGGAGATCGATGGTTCTCGCAAAGTCAGGAGTCCCATTGTCATATACTCTGTTAAGGAACCCGAAGCTTGCAGTTTAATTCCCAAGACCTAA
- the LOC104785440 gene encoding subtilisin-like protease SBT4.1 isoform X3 has translation MAIAFRTFLLQLLLFFFASSTKANDPRETYLVQMKVGGHRYGSSSGHQELLGEVLDDDSTIEDAFIYSYSKSFTGLAARLTQSECQKLRRRREVLEVSRSRDLKLQTTRSWDFMNLTLQAERNPENESDLVVAVIGTGIWPYSEVFSSDSPPPPGWENKCEDITCNNKIVGARSYYPSKEKYKWIEEKSVIDVTGHGTHVASIVAGRKVEKASYFGLAEGTMRGGVPNAKIAVYKTCWNVIRLDDTKGSVCREHDVVKAIDQAILDKVDIISFSQGLKYTLLQEDKISWAFLRALNNGILTSAAAGNTGNYYKVANGAPWVMTVAASLKDRFFETKLELEGEDKPIVVYDTINTFETQDSFYPLLREKAPAELIRKRELIAESKSHPISSNDENDEGKDVIFPFSKIKLLDKVIKERAKGAIVLGKKRYDFNETKKLQFPIASIFLDKDKKAELEKYYRKYPSKRSVKIHKTEEIPREEGWVPTVAKLSSKGPNCDKFLANILKPDIAAPGLDIIAGWPENVNLTSDVPSNDYRHLRFNIMSGTSMACPHATGLALYLKSFTNSWSPSAVKSALMTTSTEMMDEGNEFAYGSGHLNATKVLDPGLVYETHYQDYIDYMCKQGYNTEKLRSDAGSEKIDCSKTEIDPKADLNYPTMTARVPLDAPFEEIFRRTVTNVYDGESTYRGEINYRGDKDFDNIIVDPPQLQFSELGQTKTFTVTVTGTSKPNWEAGKAFMTRNTWLTWTEIDGSRKVRSPIVIYSVKEPEACSLIPKT, from the exons ATGGCAATAGCTTTTCGTACCTTCCTTCTTCAGCTGctactcttcttctttgcttcttctacGAAAGCAAACGACCCGCGAGAG ACATACCTTGTGCAGATGAAAGTTGGAGGGCATCGATATGGGTCAAGTTCCGGTCACCAGGAACTACTCGGCGAAGTTCTTGACGACGATAG CACCATAGAGGATGCATTTATCTACAGCTATAGTAAGAGTTTCACCGGTTTGGCAGCAAGACTCACACAAAGTGAATGTCAAAAGCTGAGGA GGAGGAGAGAAGTATTGGAAGTGTCACGTAGCAGAGACCTAAAGCTTCAAACGACAAGATCATGGGACTTCATGAATCTAACATTACAAGCTGAGCGAAACCCCGAGAATGAGAGTGATTTGGTGGTAGCTGTCATCGGCACGGGCATCTGGCCTTACTCTGAGGTCTTCAGTAGCGACAGCCCTCCTCCTCCGGGTTGGGAAAACAAATGCGAGGATATCACTTGCAACAA CAAGATCGTTGGGGCTAGATCATACTACCCGAGCAAAGAAAAGTACAAGTGGATTGAAGAGAAATCGGTGATTGACGTGACGGGACACGGCACACACGTAGCCTCCATTGTTGCCGGTAGGAAAGTAGAGAAGGCGAGCTACTTTGGGCTAGCGGAAGGCACGATGAGAGGTGGTGTTCCCAACGCAAAGATCGCTGTTTACAAAACATGTTGGAATGTAATAAGATTAGATGATACAAAGGGTTCAGTTTGTCGAGAACATGATGTCGTGAAGGCAATAGATCAAGCGATCTTGGACAAGGTCGACATCATCTCGTTTTCTCAGGGGTTAAAATATACTCTGCTGCAAGAAGATAAAATCTCGTGGGCGTTCCTGAGAGCACTTAATAATGGAATTTTGACTTCAGCCGCCGCCGGGAACACTGGGAACTATTATAAGGTCGCCAATGGCGCACCTTGGGTCATGACGGTTGCAGCGAGCTTGAAAGATAGATTTTTCGAGACTAAGTTGGAGCTGGAAGGAGAAGATAAGCCAATTGTA GTGTACGACACGATCAACACCTTTGAGACACAAGATTCTTTCTACccacttttgagagaaaaagcgCCCGCTGAATTAATAAGAAAACGTGAACTCATCGCTGA GAGCAAAAGTCACCCAATCTCGTCTAACGATGAGAACGACGAAGGAAAAGATGTTATCTTCCCATTCTCAAAAATCAAACTCTTGGACAAAGTGATTAAAGAGAGAGCGAAAGGCGCAATCGTATTGGGAAAAAAACGTTATGACTTCAATGAGACGAAAAAGTTACAGTTTCCTATCGCTTCTATATTTTTGGACAAAGACAAGAAAGCTGAACTAGAGAAGTACTATAGAAAATATCCAAG CAAACGTTCAGTCAAAATCCACAAGACGGAAGAAATTCCACGAGAAGAGGGATGGGTTCCAACTGTTGCTAAATTGTCATCAAAGGGTCCTAATTGTGACAAGTTCCTAGCAAACATTCTAaag CCCGATATAGCTGCTCCAGGGTTAGACATCATAGCAGGATGGCCTGAGAATGTGAATCTTACGTCAGACGTCCCCTCCAACGACTACCGCCATCTAAGATTCAACATAATGTCAGGAACTTCCATGGCTTGCCCTCACGCCACTGGACTTGCCTTGTACCTCAAGTCATTCACCAATTCTTGGTCTCCATCCGCTGTTAAATCTGCCCTCATGACCACTT CCACGGAGATGATGGATGAGGGGAATGAGTTTGCATACGGGTCAGGTCACTTAAACGCTACAAAAGTCCTAGACCCGGGTTTGGTATACGAAACACATTACCAAGACTACATAGATTACATGTGCAAACAAGGTTACAACACAGAGAAGCTAAGATCAGACGCTGGAAGCGAGAAGATAGATTGCTCCAAGACAGAAATAGACCCCAAAGCCGACCTCAACTATCCAACCATGACGGCTCGAGTCCCCCTTGATGCCCCGTTCGAAGAAATCTTCCGTAGAACGGTCACCAACGTTTACGACGGAGAGTCCACTTACCGCGGGGAAATCAACTACCGGGGTGATAAGGACTTTGACAATATCATTGTGGATCCTCCACAGTTACAATTTAGTGAGTTGGGACAGACCAAGACTTTCACGGTGACTGTCACCGGAACATCGAAGCCGAATTGGGAGGCGGGGAAGGCGTTTATGACAAGGAACACGTGGCTCACGTGGACGGAGATCGATGGTTCTCGCAAAGTCAGGAGTCCCATTGTCATATACTCTGTTAAGGAACCCGAAGCTTGCAGTTTAATTCCCAAGACCTAA
- the LOC104785440 gene encoding subtilisin-like protease SBT4.1 isoform X2, whose product MAIAFRTFLLQLLLFFFASSTKANDPRETYLVQMKVGGHRYGSSSGHQELLGEVLDDDSTIEDAFIYSYSKSFTGLAARLTQSECQKLRRRREVLEVSRSRDLKLQTTRSWDFMNLTLQAERNPENESDLVVAVIGTGIWPYSEVFSSDSPPPPGWENKCEDITCNNKIVGARSYYPSKEKYKWIEEKSVIDVTGHGTHVASIVAGRKVEKASYFGLAEGTMRGGVPNAKIAVYKTCWNVIRLDDTKGSVCREHDVVKAIDQAILDKVDIISFSQGLKYTLLQEDKISWAFLRALNNGILTSAAAGNTGNYYKVANGAPWVMTVAASLKDRFFETKLELEGEDKPIVVYDTINTFETQDSFYPLLREKAPAELIRKRELIAESKSHPISSNDENDEGKDVIFPFSKIKLLDKVIKERAKGAIVLGKKRYDFNETKKLQFPIASIFLDKDKKAELEKYYRKYPSKRSVKIHKTEEIPREEGWVPTVAKLSSKGPNCDKFLANILKPDIAAPGLDIIAGWPENVNLTSDVPSNDYRHLRFNIMSGTSMACPHATGLALYLKSFTNSWSPSAVKSALMTTSTEMMDEGNEFAYGSGHLNATKVLDPGLVYETHYQDYIDYMCKQGYNTEKLRSDAGSEKIDCSKTEIDPKADLNYPTMTARVPLDAPFEEIFRRTVTNVYDGESTYRGEINYRGDKDFDNIIVDPPQLQFSELGQTKTFTVTVTGTSKPNWEAGKAFMTRNTWLTWTEIDGSRKVRSPIVIYSVKEPEACSLIPKT is encoded by the exons ATGGCAATAGCTTTTCGTACCTTCCTTCTTCAGCTGctactcttcttctttgcttcttctacGAAAGCAAACGACCCGCGAGAG ACATACCTTGTGCAGATGAAAGTTGGAGGGCATCGATATGGGTCAAGTTCCGGTCACCAGGAACTACTCGGCGAAGTTCTTGACGACGATAG CACCATAGAGGATGCATTTATCTACAGCTATAGTAAGAGTTTCACCGGTTTGGCAGCAAGACTCACACAAAGTGAATGTCAAAAGCTGAGGA GGAGGAGAGAAGTATTGGAAGTGTCACGTAGCAGAGACCTAAAGCTTCAAACGACAAGATCATGGGACTTCATGAATCTAACATTACAAGCTGAGCGAAACCCCGAGAATGAGAGTGATTTGGTGGTAGCTGTCATCGGCACGGGCATCTGGCCTTACTCTGAGGTCTTCAGTAGCGACAGCCCTCCTCCTCCGGGTTGGGAAAACAAATGCGAGGATATCACTTGCAACAA CAAGATCGTTGGGGCTAGATCATACTACCCGAGCAAAGAAAAGTACAAGTGGATTGAAGAGAAATCGGTGATTGACGTGACGGGACACGGCACACACGTAGCCTCCATTGTTGCCGGTAGGAAAGTAGAGAAGGCGAGCTACTTTGGGCTAGCGGAAGGCACGATGAGAGGTGGTGTTCCCAACGCAAAGATCGCTGTTTACAAAAC ATGTTGGAATGTAATAAGATTAGATGATACAAAGGGTTCAGTTTGTCGAGAACATGATGTCGTGAAGGCAATAGATCAAGCGATCTTGGACAAGGTCGACATCATCTCGTTTTCTCAGGGGTTAAAATATACTCTGCTGCAAGAAGATAAAATCTCGTGGGCGTTCCTGAGAGCACTTAATAATGGAATTTTGACTTCAGCCGCCGCCGGGAACACTGGGAACTATTATAAGGTCGCCAATGGCGCACCTTGGGTCATGACGGTTGCAGCGAGCTTGAAAGATAGATTTTTCGAGACTAAGTTGGAGCTGGAAGGAGAAGATAAGCCAATTGTA GTGTACGACACGATCAACACCTTTGAGACACAAGATTCTTTCTACccacttttgagagaaaaagcgCCCGCTGAATTAATAAGAAAACGTGAACTCATCGCTGA GAGCAAAAGTCACCCAATCTCGTCTAACGATGAGAACGACGAAGGAAAAGATGTTATCTTCCCATTCTCAAAAATCAAACTCTTGGACAAAGTGATTAAAGAGAGAGCGAAAGGCGCAATCGTATTGGGAAAAAAACGTTATGACTTCAATGAGACGAAAAAGTTACAGTTTCCTATCGCTTCTATATTTTTGGACAAAGACAAGAAAGCTGAACTAGAGAAGTACTATAGAAAATATCCAAG CAAACGTTCAGTCAAAATCCACAAGACGGAAGAAATTCCACGAGAAGAGGGATGGGTTCCAACTGTTGCTAAATTGTCATCAAAGGGTCCTAATTGTGACAAGTTCCTAGCAAACATTCTAaag CCCGATATAGCTGCTCCAGGGTTAGACATCATAGCAGGATGGCCTGAGAATGTGAATCTTACGTCAGACGTCCCCTCCAACGACTACCGCCATCTAAGATTCAACATAATGTCAGGAACTTCCATGGCTTGCCCTCACGCCACTGGACTTGCCTTGTACCTCAAGTCATTCACCAATTCTTGGTCTCCATCCGCTGTTAAATCTGCCCTCATGACCACTT CCACGGAGATGATGGATGAGGGGAATGAGTTTGCATACGGGTCAGGTCACTTAAACGCTACAAAAGTCCTAGACCCGGGTTTGGTATACGAAACACATTACCAAGACTACATAGATTACATGTGCAAACAAGGTTACAACACAGAGAAGCTAAGATCAGACGCTGGAAGCGAGAAGATAGATTGCTCCAAGACAGAAATAGACCCCAAAGCCGACCTCAACTATCCAACCATGACGGCTCGAGTCCCCCTTGATGCCCCGTTCGAAGAAATCTTCCGTAGAACGGTCACCAACGTTTACGACGGAGAGTCCACTTACCGCGGGGAAATCAACTACCGGGGTGATAAGGACTTTGACAATATCATTGTGGATCCTCCACAGTTACAATTTAGTGAGTTGGGACAGACCAAGACTTTCACGGTGACTGTCACCGGAACATCGAAGCCGAATTGGGAGGCGGGGAAGGCGTTTATGACAAGGAACACGTGGCTCACGTGGACGGAGATCGATGGTTCTCGCAAAGTCAGGAGTCCCATTGTCATATACTCTGTTAAGGAACCCGAAGCTTGCAGTTTAATTCCCAAGACCTAA
- the LOC104785441 gene encoding serine/threonine-protein phosphatase PP1 isozyme 4, which translates to MATTTTTQGQQTAIDTAVLDDIIKRLTEVRLARPGKQVQLSEAEIKQLCTTARDICLQQPNLLELEAPIKICGDIHGQYSDLLRLFEYGGFPPSANYLFLGDYVDRGKQSLETICLLLAYKIKYPGNFFLLRGNHECASINRIYGFYDECKRRFNVRVWKVFSDCFNCLPVAALIDDKILCMHGGLSPELNHLDEIRNLPRPTMIPDNGLLCDLLWSDPGKDVKGWGANDRGVSYTFGPDKVSEFLTKHDLDLVCRAHQVVEDGYEFFADRQLVTVFSAPNYCGEFDNAGAMMSVDENLMCSFQILKPAEKKTKFMMSTKI; encoded by the exons AtggcgacgacgacgacgacgcaGGGGCAACAAACGGCGATTGACACGGCGGTTCTTGATGATATAATCAAACGACTCACGGAGGTTCGGTTAGCTAGACCGGGAAAACAAGTCCAGCTCTCTGAAGCTGAAATCAAACAGCTCTGTACTACAGCTCGTGATATTTGTCTTCAGCAACCCAATTTGCTTGAACTTGAAGCACCCatcaaaatttgtg GTGACATACATGGGCAGTATAGTGATTTGCTGAGGCTATTCGAGTACGGTGGTTTCCCTCCTAGTGCTAATTATCTGTTTCTGGGGGACTATGTGGACAGAGGCAAACAGAGTCTTGAAACAATATGTCTTTTACTTGCTTACAAGATCAAGTACCCTGGGAACTTTTTTCTACTAAGGGGCAACCACGAGTGTGCTTCTATCAATCGGATTTATGGGTTTTATGATGAATGTAAAAGGAGGTTTAATGTGAGGGTATGGAAGGTTTTCTCAGATTGCTTTAATTGTCTTCCTGTTGCGGCGCTTATAGATGACAAAATACTGTGTATGCACGGTGGACTTTCCCCTGAGCTTAATCATTTGGATGAGATTAGGAACTTGCCTCGTCCAACTATGATTCCGGACAATGGGTTGCTCTGTGATTTGCTTTGGTCTGATCCTGGTAAAGATGTTAAAGGATGGGGAGCGAATGATAGAGGGGTTTCGTACACTTTTGGTCCTGATAAAGTCTCTGAGTTTCTTACGAAACATGATCTTGACCTTGTGTGCCGTGCCCATCAG GTCGTGGAGGATGGCTATGAGTTCTTTGCTGATAGGCAACTCGTGACGGTGTTTTCAGCTCCTAACTACTGTGGCGAATTTGATAATGCTGGTGCGATGATGAGCGTGGACGAGAACCTTATGTGCTCATTTCAGATTTTGAAGCCTGCTGAAAAGAAGACCAAATTCATGATGTCCACAAAGATTTGA